One Rhizoctonia solani chromosome 1, complete sequence DNA window includes the following coding sequences:
- a CDS encoding Tubulin/FtsZ family, GTPase domain: MREVISIHVGQAGVQVGNACWELYTVEHGLTVPDGRITKGSVAEGDNGFSTFFSESTKGKHVPRSLYIDLEPNVIDEVRSGTYKDLFHPETLITGKEDAANNYARGHYTIGKEMIDTTMDRIRRLADNCSGLQGFFVFHSFGGGSGSGFGALLLERLSQDYGKKSKLEFAVYPAPKMSSSVVEPYNAVLTTHTTLEHSDCSFLVDNEAIYDICKQRLGITSPGFTNLNRLIAQVVSSVTASLRFDGSLNVDLNEFQTNLVPFPRIHFPLATLAPIISAAKAQHEQNSVAEMTFSCFETGNQMVKCEPREGKYMACCLLFRGDVIPKDVNAAISTIKTKRTIQFVDWCPTGFKLGICNEPPAAVPGADLAPVSRSLCMLSNTTAISSAWTRLNKKFDLLYSKRAFVHWYVGEGMEEGEFSEAREDLAALEKDYEEVGIDSADAEEEPEY, translated from the exons ATGCGTGAGGTCATCTCTATCCACGTCGGTCAAGCCGGTGTCCAGGTTGGAAACGCGTGCTGGGAGCTCTATACAGTTGAGCACGGTTTGACCGTA CCCGACGGTCGTATCACCAAAGGCTCGGTCGCCGAAGGCGACAATGGATTCTCCACCTTTTTCTCCGAATCCACCAAGGGCAAACACGTTCCTCGCTCTCTCTACATTGACTTGGAGCCCAATGTCATTGACGAGGTGCGCAGCGGCACCTACAAGGACCTCTTCCACCCCGAGACCTTGATTACCGGCAAGGAAGATGCCGCTAACAACT ATGCTCGTGGTCACTATACCATCGGAAAAGAGATGATCGACACCACCATGGACCGCATTCGGCGCTTGGCAGACAACTGCTCTGGTCTCCAGGGCTTCTTTGTCTTCCACTCGTTTGGCGGTGGTAGCGGTTCCGGTTTCGGAGCGCTCTTACTAGAACGCCTCAGCCAGGATTACGGAAAAAAGTCCAAGCTCGAGTTCGCTGTTTACCCAGCTCCTAAGATGTCCAGCTCTGTGGTTGAGCCCTACAACGCCGTGCTTACCACGCACACGACCCTTGAGCACTCCGACTGCTCCTTCTTG GTCGACAACGAAGCGATTTACGACATCTGCAAGCAGCGCTTGGGGATCACATCTCCTGGGTTCACCAACCTGAACCGTCTGATCGCCCAGGTCGTCTCTAGCGTCACTGCATCGCTCCGTTTCGATGGTAGCTTGAACGTGGACTTGAACGAGTTCCAGACCAACTTGGTTCC TTTCCCTCGTATTCACTTCCCTCTCGCCACTCTTGCTCCTATCATCTCTGCTGCCAAGGCACAGCACGAGCAGAACTCGGTTGCAGAGATGACCTTCTCTTGCTTCGAGACCGGCAACCAAATGGTCAAGTGCGAGCCTCGCGAGGGCAAATACA TGGCCTGCTGCTTGTTGTTCCGTGGAGACGTCATCCCTAAGGACGTCAACGCTGCGATCTCGACAATCAAGACCAAGCGTACTATCCAGTTCGTCGACTGGTGCCCTACCGGCTTCAAGCTCGGTATCTGCAATGAACCTCCCGCCGCCGTTCCTGGTGCGGACTTGGCACCCGTCTCGCGCAGTCTGTGCATGTTGTCCAACACCACTGCCATCTCGAGCGCCTGGACACGCCTTAACAAGAAGTTCGACCTTTTGTACTCCAAGCGTGCCTTTGTTCACTGGTACGTCGGTGAGGGTATGGAAGAAGGTGAATTCTCCGAGGCACGTGAGGACTTGGCTGCCCTCGAGAAGGACTACGAGGAGGTTGGCATTGACTCGGCCGATGCTGAGGAAGAGCCCGAATACTAA
- a CDS encoding Tubulin/FtsZ family, GTPase domain yields MREVISLHVGQAGVQIGNACWELYTAEHGISPDGHLPKDSPSHGDQGFSTFFSPTGSGKYVPRSLYIDLEPGVVDEVRSGTYRDLFHPETLVTGKEDAANNYARGHYTVGKELIDGVMDKIRRLADNCSGLQGFFVFHSFGGGTGSGFGALLLERLSTDYGKKAKLEFCVYPAPKLSSSVVEPYNSVLTTHTTLEHSDCSFMVDNEAIYDICKKNLGVSSPGFTNLNRLIAQVVSSVTASLRFDGSLNVDLNEFQTNLVPFPRIHFPLATYAPIISAAKAGHENNSVSELTFSCFEPGNQMVKCDPREGKFMACCLLFRGDVVPKDVQAAIASIKTKRTIQFVDWCPTGFKLGICNEPPTCIPGGDLAHVSRSLCMLSNTTAISAAWTRLDHKFDLLYSKRAFVHWYVGEGMEEGEFSEAREDLAALEKDYEEVGIDSADAEEEEAEY; encoded by the exons ATGCGCGAGGTTATTTCCCTTCATGTCGGTCAGGCTGGTGTCCAGATCGGAAACGCGTGCT GGGAGTTGTATACCGCGGAGCACGGAATCTCG CCTGATGGCCATCTGCCCAAAGACTCGCCCTCGCATGGCGATCAGGGTTTCTCGACCTTTTTCTCGCCTACCGGAAGTGGCAAATACGTGCCTCGCTCCCTCTACATTGACTTGGAACCAGGTGTTGTCGACGAGGTTCGCAGTGGTACATACAGGGATCTCTTCCACCCTGAGACCTTGGTGACTGGCAAGGAGGACGCTGCCAACAACT ATGCTCGTGGTCACTACACTGTCGGGAAGGAATTGATTGACGGTGTGATGGACAAGATCCGTCGACTTGCAGACAACTGCTCAGGTCTCCAGGGCTTCTTTGTCTTCCACTCGTTTGGTGGTGGAACTGGTTCTGGTTTCGGTGCTCTCCTTCTTGAGCGTTTAAGCACCGACTATGGCAAGAAGGCCAAGCTTGAGTTCTGTGTTTACCCTGCACCAAAACTCTCTTCTTCCGTCGTCGAGCCTTACAACTCGGTCTTGACCACTCACACCACCCTTGAACATTCGGATTGCTCGTTCATG GTCGACAATGAGGCCATCTACGATATTTGCAAGAAGAACCTTGGCGTTAGCTCTCCTGGGTTCACCAACCTGAACCGTCTGATCGCCCAGGTTGTCTCTAGCGTCACTGCATCGCTCCGTTTCGATGGTAGCTTGAACGTGGACTTGAACGAGTTCCAGACCAACTTGGTTCC GTTCCCTCGTATTCACTTCCCTCTTGCTACCTACGCACCGATCATCTCTGCTGCCAAGGCCGGCCATGAGAACAACTCAGTTTCTGAGCTCACCTTCTCCTGCTTCGAGCCCGGTAACCAAATGGTCAAATGCGACCCTAGGGAAGGCAAATTCATGGCCTGCTGCCTCTTGTTCCGTGGTGACGTCGTGCCCAAGGATGTTCAGGCTGCCATTGCATCGATCAAGACCAAGCGTACCATCCAGTTCGTCGACTGGTGCCCTACCGGCTTCAAGCTCGGTATCTGCAACGAGCCTCCTACTTGCATTCCCGGCGGCGATCTCGCTCATGTCTCGCGAAGCTTGTGCATGTTGTCCAACACCACCGCTATCTCTGCTGCATGGACCCGTCTTGATCACAAATTCGACCTTTTGTACTCCAAGCGTGCCTTTGTTCACTGGTACGTCGGTGAGGGTATGGAAGAAGGTGAATTCTCCGAGGCCCGTGAGGACCTGGCTGCCCTTGAGAAGGACTACGAGGAGGTTGGCATTGACTCGGCCGAtgctgaggaggaggaggcaGAGTACTAG
- a CDS encoding casein kinase II subunit beta, with amino-acid sequence MSRLPSGIPGQTPQELGQEGNPVEDDAMNDDQAEQEGYASSTPTSSLTWITWFCSLPGHEYFCEVGEDFIEDDFNLTGLNGLVPFWREAMEMVLDVEPEDALKIPDVSIVESSAELLYGLVHQRYILTRPGLQAMVEKYEAGHFGTCPRVFCNSCHVVPCGRSDLPGLETVKLYCPNCNDIYSPPSSRFQGVDGAFFGTTFPHLLFQTYRELAPAPFSPTAPPVDSVPSRRQPAIVEPFVNPNPHGGQKQPADRVYTSKIYGFRVSERARSGPRMRWLRLRPQGLEELNAVDWRGRWIGSDDDGGFEDSDREGGPLERFDDDEGSQEDEEEEEEEEEEKQQAAPNPGARLGRQHNLLASDWKPYVDPALATNVAGLSSYPTAQSKLEPYTIPEDSDAPRSTLSRSSSSSSLSTPAEDTLPRPQAYRKPKGALNRKFQEVEMMLRAAAGTGTIEVVENTAPVVAVTEFGSDSDVRHQQSTIDSVKPQDPMAVQRTNLRYGANTGRPTTAIDKVPKPSHRKGALSAKNKLVRSVVREVAGFAPYERRVMELLRNSKDKKARKLTKKRLGTLLRSKRKLEELSSIIQESRRAH; translated from the exons ATGTCCCGGTTGCCTAGTGGTATCCCCGGCCAGACTCCCCAAGAGTTGGGTCAGGAGGGGAACCCAGTCGAAGATGACGCGATGAACGATGATCAAGCAGAGCAGGAAGGATATG CATCTTCAACTCCTACCTCATCTCTTACATGGATCACATGGTTTTGTTCTTTACCCGGCCACGAATATTTCTGCGAAGTGGGGGAAGACTTTATCGAAGATGACTTCAATCTGACTGGTCTCAATGGACTGGTCCCGTTTTGGAGAGAAGCGATGGAGATGGTGCTTGACGTAGAGCCAG AGGATGCCCTGAAGATCCCCGATGTTTCGATTGTCGAGTCCTCTGCGGAATTATTATACGGACTAGTCCACCAACGCTATATTCTCACACGCCCGGGACTACAGGCTATG GTTGAGAAATACGAGGCCGGCCATTTTGGGACCTGCCCTCGAGTCTTTTGTAATTCCTGTCACGTAGTTCCATGTGGACGCTCCGATCTCCCAGGTCTCGAAACCGTCAAGCTTTACTGTCCGAATTGTAACGACATCTATTCTCCACCCAGTAGCCGCTTCCAGGGCGTAGACG GCGCATTCTTCGGCACTACTTTCCCTCATCTCCTTTTCCAGACCTACCGTGAACTTGCCCCCGCACCTTTCAGTCCCACTGCACCCCCTGTTGATTCAGTTCCAAGTCGTCGCCAACCGGCCATCGTTGAACCATTCGTGAACCCCAACCCACATGGGGGACAAAAACAGCCCGCAGACCGCGTATACACATCCAAAATTTACGGATTCCGTGTTAGCGAGCGTGCAAGGAGTGGTCCTAGGATGAGGTGGCTGAGACTGCGGCCACAAGGTTTGGAAGAGCTTAACGCGGTGGATTGGAGAGGACGCTGGATCGGAAGCGATGATGATGGAGGATTCGAGGATTCAGATAGGGAAGGAGGGCCTTTGGAGCGATTTGACGATGACGAAGGTTCACAG gaggatgaagaagaggaagaggaagaagaggaagagaaaCAACAGGCAGCGCCCAACCCCGGTGCTCGTCTTGGACGACAACATAACCTGTTGGCCTCTGATTGGAAGCCCTATGTAGATCCTGCATTGGCAACTAACGTCGCGGGTCTATCTTCCTATCCTACTGCTCAGTCCAAACTTGAGCCATACACGATCCCTGAAGACTCAGACGCCCCGCGCTCAACCCTCTCCCGCTCTTCGAGCTCGAGCTCTCTATCTACTCCCGCAGAGGACACCCTACCCCGGCCACAGGCCTACCGAAAACCCAAGGGCGCATTGAATCGCAAGTTCCAAGAAGTAGAGATGATGCTGCGGGCAGCTGCTGGAACTGGAACCATAGAGGTAGTAGAAAACACGGCACCTGTTGTTGCTGT TACCGAGTTTGGTTCCGATTCCGACGTCCGGCATCAACAGTCTACGATCGACTCTGTCAAACCTCAAGACCCAATGGCTGTTCAACGCACTA ACCTCCGATATGGCGCCAACACCGGCCGCCCCACCACTGCGATCGACAAGGTCCCCAAGCCCAGCCACCGCAAGGGCGCCTTGTCCGCAAAGAACAAGCTCGTTCGCTCCGTTGTTCGTGAGGTTGCTGGATTCGCGCCTTATGAGCGTCGCGTGATGGAATTGCTGCGTAACTCGAAA GATAAGAAGGCGCGCAAGCTCACCAAGAAGAGG CTCGGCACTCTCCTCCGCTCCAAGCGAAAGCTCGAGGAACTCAGCTCGATCATCCAGGAGAGCCGTAGGGCACACTAA
- a CDS encoding Golgi apparatus membrane protein TVP38, which translates to MTDSVSPCSNPTGSASHRTNALSPRQLCGRARAGSTSSALPLSLTLSTLRTGSVRARAHTEIPSSPDSPAPETPVRPRDMLDSLAYKHRPLPTADHTQHMADVPAPSATDDMKASSTQTPPRRHFASLFITSPMQPIPALPTPVLSGGTFAVSCARAALPDANRRRKYLLPLVFLAVIFAATAVPVVWGVMSLPIRSLNGMPTTLQQVALLGRDLQAYADSGFSGKAHVLGVLSIAAVWKHAFSIPGSVVLNVLAGALLSPALGTLLMTVLTTIGSVCSSLLSAPLTPLVRRFVPRPLHLVRQALEGHDESTETDPITEKPIVVAQPADTQHNKSPTWVRLTIMRLVGVVPWSGINIACGVCEVPLTACAVGAFFGTLPWTAVTCQIGDILQTVASQGDSGDMTLRAVMTSPSMIVKLAVLSLLSLGPVLLRDQLVALLTSSIRSCESRSQRQSEKTGLIIGEDEHEKGQWRWSRKNWRKSSESEAEEAF; encoded by the exons ATGACGGATAGTGTATCGCCTTGTTCGAACCCGACAGGATCGGCATCTCACCGCACAAACGCTCTTTCACCAAGACAACTCTGCGGCCGCGCCAGAGCTGGGTCCACTTCTTCTGCTCTTCCGCTCTCTTTAACTCTCTCGACTTTGCGCACCGGATCTGTTCGAGCCAGAGCACATACAGAGATCCCCTCGTCTCCTGATTCGCCAGCCCCAGAAACCCCAGTTCGACCACGAGACATGTTGGATTCGCTTGCGTATAAGCACAGGCCTTTGCCGACTGCTGATCATACACAACATATGGCAGACGTCCCAGCACCCTCGGCTACTGATGATATGAAGGCTTCATCTACGCAAACACCACCACGCAGGCACTTTGCGTCTCTGTTCATCACTTCGCCCATGCAGCCCATTCCAGCGCTTCCAACTCCCGTACTTTCAGGGGGCACGTTTGCCGTCTCCTGTGCCCGAGCAGCATTACCAGATGCGAACCGGCGGCGCAAGTATCTTCTCCCACTTGTATTTCTCGCAGTCATATTTGCAGCAACGGCCGTTCCTGTTGTCTGGGGCGTCATGTCGTTGCCGATCCGCTCCCTCAATGGCATGCCAACAACATTGCAACAAGTAGCCCTGCTTGGTCGAGATTTACAAGCCTATGCAGATAGCGGGTTCTCAGGCAAGGCGCATGTTCTTGGAGTTCTGTCAATT GCCGCCGTATGGAAGCACGCCTTTTCCATTCCAGGGAGTGTCGTTCTC AATGTCCTTGCCGGCGCACTGCTTTCCCCAGCTCTTGGCACGCTCCTTATGACCGTCCTCACCACTATTGGCTCTGTCTGCTCATCTCTCCTATCCGCGCCCCTTACCCCTTTGGTCAGACGATTTGTCCCCCGGCCGTTGCACCTAGTTCGCCAAGCCCTCGAGGGACACGACGAGTCTACCGAGACCGACCCCATCACGGAGAAGCCAATCGTCGTCGCACAGCCTGCGGATACGCAGCATAACAAGTCGCCGACCTGGGTTCGCCTCACGATTATGCGCCTTGTTGGTGTTGTTCCATGGTCAGGAATTAATATTGCGTGCGGGGTTTGCGAAGTTCCGTTGACTGCGTGTGCTGTTGGAGCATTCTTTGGCACCCTGCCTTGGACCGCGGTCACGTGCCAG ATCGGTGACATTCTCCAGACTGTTGCAAGCCAAGGGGATTCTGGCGACATGACACTGCGCGCGGTAATGACATCACCCTCGATGATTGTCAAATTAGCCGTGCTTTCCCTCCTGTCACTTGGGCCTGTTCTTCTACGCGATCAACTCGTCGCGCTCTTGACATCCAGCATCCGATCATGCGAATCACGCAGCCAGCGACAATCTGAGAAGACCGGCCTTATCATCGGCGAGGATGAACACGAAAAGGGCCAATGGAGGTGGTCTCGCAAGAACTGGCGAAAGTCATCGGAATCCGAAGCTGAGGAAGCGTTCTAG
- a CDS encoding glycoside hydrolase family 92 protein, producing the protein MARTKDTRASLPTRRGLKGSKAATKEAGPEHKEVKVGGPKNGETRLVPTSKVSRFYPGEDVRTKRKSARVAAPTKLRDSITPGTVLILLAGRFRGKRVVFLKQLDSGLLLVTGPYKVNGVPLRRVNQAYVIATSTKIDLSSVSIDEKINDKYFSRPASTTSGDKESEFFSEGKPKPKEAYPEAKASDQKTIDQALLAEIKKTENLSKYLKASFGLSKGQMTFIPFWQNPTASRTTTATSNASEGGNGASPRSWDGRIVRIKSPPEWACIPGATIPHGMIKAGLDTDSPDRHAGYDRNISYNATGFSQLHDTGTGGVRPRPHLPPSTSLIYSNTIPLHRDILSNFKIWPFVSCKRFGECPTSIAGRKLKRQALKDGSLPDIAEPGYFATTLVSGVHVELTATRRAALHRYTFPKNSKQPRILVDITNDGQQSATNPFTVIDPSTGRTKGGASFAASFGAGRYNAYVCVDVKGDGFDTNVTEYGVWQGNSAVQHSVQLSQLYLGATNEAGSLVTYTSSTGTNTTLLVRVGVSFISAEKACASAEEEIPDFDFARIRSESRAKWNDLLGRIYRTAIVPANYTGDNPHWNSSSPYFDSYYCNWDSYRTLYPWYAMTDPRTFAQIVEAQIDIWRNEGKLSPFLDLTRSKSALRMATRVPGCNHADPILAEYYVKWGSHSSELGVSNDDLYSALVTNAEKQPDNWNLQGRQTEVWKKYGYVPADIWEPSGANTKQASRSVEVNYTYITQVRDISSNSTKYAFGDFCISQVAKGLNKTEDHEKYAKRASNFLNSWDDTVSIDGHTGFIQNRFQNGTFNFTDPRHCSIHDPLESTCYLNAINTDGFYESSPIVYSQYVPHDTAKLIELQGGKDKFVKRLDWIFEKGYFDVSNEPSQQMPFMYHYADQPHKSTKRSREVISKFYNLRIQAFQATMTLMMWYSGAMASYAAFYLIGLYPLPATRQILLSSPWFPSVNITNAFTNTTTTINAINFNGNGNSSGDRVYVRNVTVNGQIWKSRCWLDWDVFEKGGVVDLVLGEYEDGSEEEDGGMRRFACFVVDWRSGKLDPRNISQ; encoded by the exons ATGGCACGCACCAAGGACACTCGCGCCTCGCTCCCCACTCGCCGCGGCCTCAAGGGGTCCAAGGCTGCAACCAAAGAGGCCGGCCCGGAACACAAGGAGGTCAAGGTGGGCGGCCCCAAGAACGGCGAAACCCGCCTTGTGCCGACCAGCAAGGTATCCCGCTTCTACCCTGGCGAGGATGTCCGCACCAAGCGCAAGTCGGCCCGGGTTGCTGCTCCCACCAAGCTCCGTGACTCGATCACCCCTGGCACCGTCTTGATCTTGCTTGCCGGAAGGTTCAGGGGCAAGCGAGTTGTCTTCTTGAAGCAGCTCGACAGCGGCCTCTTGCTCGTCACCGGTCCCTACAAGGTCAACGGTGTCCCATTGAGGAGGGTTAACCAGGCCTACGTTATTGCTACCTCGACAAAGATCGACTTGTCTAGCGTTTCG ATTGACGAAAAGATCAACGACAAGTACTTCTCCAGGCCTGCGTCGACCACTTCCGGGGACAAGGAGTCTGAATTCTTCTCCGAGGGcaagcccaagcccaagGAGGCCTACCCCGAGGCCAAGGCCTCGGACCAAAAGACCATCGACCAGGCGTTGTTGGCAGAGATCAAGAAGACTGAAAACTTGTCCAAATACTTGAAGGCGAGCTTTGGACTTTCCAAGGGACAG ATGACATTTATCCCCTTTTGGCAGAACCCGACCGCTTCAAGAACGACCACGGCAACTTCGAATGCGAGCGAAGGCGGCAATGGAGCTTCGCCAAGGTCATGGGACGGGCGGATCGTACGTATTAAAAGCCCACCAGAG TGGGCATGTATTCCCGGAGCAACCATTCCACATGGGATGATTAAGGCCGGACTAGATACCGATTCTCCAGACAGG CACGCAGGATACGATCGCAATATCTCCTACAACGCAACCGGTTTCAGCCAATTGCACGACACGGGAACCGGCGGAGTGCGTCCCCGTCCTCATCTTCCCCCTTCTACTTCCCTCATATATAGTAACACCATTCCTCTTCACAGGGATATCCTCTCAAACTTCAAAATCTGGCCATTCGTATCCTGCAAACGATTCGGAGAATGCCCAACCTCGATCGCGGGTCGAAAACTCAAGCGCCAAGCACTCAAAGACGGATCGCTCCCAGACATAGCCGAGCCAGGATACTTTGCGACCACACTCGTCTCGGGCGTTCACGTCGAGCTAACAGCAACGAGGCGAGCCGCCTTGCATCGATATACATTCCCAAAGAACTCGAAGCAGCCAAGAATTCTGGTTGATATCA CAAACGACGGTCAACAGTCTGCCACGAATCCTTTTACGGTGATCGATCCGAGTACTGGACGAACCAAGGGCGGGGCTTCTTTTGCGGCTTCTTTTGGCGCGGGACGATATAATGCTTATGTATGCGTCGATGTCAAGGGGGACGGGTTCGATACAAATGTTACCGAGTATGGTGTATGGCAGGGAAACTCGGCCGTACAACATAGTGTGCAATTATCTCAACTATACCTag GTGCGACAAACGAAGCAGGTTCACTAGTCACATACACATCTTCAACAGGCACAAACACTACCCTTCTCGTTCGCGTAGGAGTATCATTCATCTCGGCAGAGAAAGCCTGCGCTAGCGCCGAGGAAGAGATCCCGGATTTCGATTTCGCACGCATACGTAGCGAGAGTCGGGCCAAGTGGAATGACCTACTCGGACGG ATTTATCGAACGGCTATTGTTCCTGCTAATT ACACAGGTGATAATCCCCATTGGAACTCGAGTTCTCCGTATTTTGATTCATATTATTGCAAT TGGGATTC TTACCGCACTTTGTACCCTTG GTATGCAATGACGGACCCCCGAACATTTGCTCAGATCGTAGAAGCGCAGATCGATATCTGGAGAAACGAAGGCAAGCTTAGCCCTTTTCTTGATTTAACCCGATCTAAATCCGCCCTCAGGATGGCTACCCGAGTGCCGGGGTGCAACC ACGCAGACCCCATCCTAGCAGAATACTATGTCAA ATGGGGAAGCCACTCGTCCGAACTCGGAGTATCCAATGACGACCTGTATTCAGCTCTGGTCACCAACGCCGAAAAGCAGCCTGACAATTGGAACCTCCAAGGTCGTCAGACAGAGGTGTGGAAGAAATACG GCTATGTTCCCGCCGATATCTGGGAGCCTTCTGGGGCAAACACCAAACAGGCCTCTCGAAGTGTCGAGGTAAATTATACTTATATCACTCAAGTTCGTGACATATCGAGTAACTCAACCAAGTACGCGTTCGGAGACTTTTGCATCTCCCAAGTCGCCAAGGGCCTAAATAAAACAGAGGACCACGAAAAG TACGCAAAACGCGCCTCTAATTTTCTAAACAGCTGGGACGACACGGTCTCCATCGATGGGCACACCGGATTTATTCAAAACAGGTTCCAAAATGGCACCTTTAATTTCACGGACCCGAGGCATTGTTCAATCCACGACCCACTCGAGTCGACGTGTTATTTGAACGCGATTAATACGGATGGGTTCTATGAGTCTTCGCCTATTGTA TATTCTCAG TATGTCCCACACGATACTGCCAAACTCATCGAGCTCCAAGGTGGGAAAGACAAGTTTGTAAAGCGGCTAGATTGGATCTTTGAAAAA GGATACTTTGATGTCTCCAACGAGCCATCTCAACAAATGCCATTCAT GTATCACTACGCCGACCAACCGCACAAATCGACCAAACGCAGCCGAGAGGTGATTTCCAAGTTTTACAATCTACGGATACAGGCATTCCAGGCAACGATGACTCTG ATGATGTGGTATTCAGgcgcaatggcaagctacgcAGCATTCTACCTCATCGGGCTCTACCCGCTTCCCGCAACCCGCCAAATCTTACTCTCTTCGCCCTGGTTCCCGTCAGTCAACATCACCAACGCGTTCACCAACACAACCACCACCATCAACGCGATCAACTTTAATGGGAACGGGAACAGCTCGGGTGACCGGGTGTACGTTCGGAATGTGACGGTCAACGGCCAGATCTGGAAATCGAGGTGTTGGTTGGACTGGGACGTGTTTGAAAAGGGCGGGGTGGTGGATTTGGTGCTTGGCGAGTACGAGGACGGTAGCGAAGAAGAGGACGGCGGGATGCGGAGATTTGCCTGCTTCGTTGTCGACTGGAGG TCGGGAAAACTAGACCCGCGCAACATATCCCAATAG
- a CDS encoding Golgi apparatus membrane protein TVP38 — MATLSPPQPNRARSSSIVQPLTIDSLRRTPGTVQCSLPLDAPPTPITPSNQADLPWANSSPCLSTACSRPPGPRPSANTHPMSAHSSTLPQVPQLSPHLVPKRTYIAPLVLLTSCFVISLIPIVFALRSLPITSLKSFPRTLNDIQALGKELQAYSSGSSAGMAHVMGVMCCLAVWKHAWSIPGSVVLNVLTGALISPLWATLLMTALTSTGSLIATLLAAPLSPLVQRFVPKALNVVSIALQGSGNEKSAKRTPTWVRLVVMRLIGVVPWSGINIACGVCRVSFVDCAIGAFIGTLPWTAVTCQIGDILQTLAVGSTSTNPQTLSSLLGSPSIVFKLVLLGGSTSSAEKITLSEKEPIPVSPKWKVWRWRRDSVDSRSTSPERRLEEDLDEKALLGGQ; from the exons ATGGCCACACTCTCCCCGCCTCAGCCGAACCGTGCTCGGTCAAGCTCTATTGTGCAGCCACTGACGATCGACTCGCTGCGCCGTACTCCGGGCACAGTCCAATGCTCATTGCCCCTCGATGCCCCGCCCACGCCTATCACTCCTAGCAATCAGGCTGACCTGCCCTGGGCCAACTCGTCACCATGTCTCTCAACAGCATGCTCCCGTCCCCCAGGCCCTCGCCCAAGCGCCAACACCC ACCCAATGTCTGCCCACTCCAGCACTCTCCCCCAAGTCCCTCAGCTATCCCCGCATCTCGTGCCCAAGAGGACGTATATCGCACCACTGGTTCTCTTGACCAGCTGCTTTGTTATCTCGCTTATTCCTATCGTCTTTGCGCTACGGAGTCTGCCCATCACTTCCCTCAAATCGTTCCCCCGCACCCTCAACGACATCCAGGCCCTTGGCAAGGAGCTACAAGCATACTCGTCTGGGAGCTCGGCAGGCATGGCCCACGTTATGGGCGTCATGTGCTGCCTCGCCGTTTGGAAACATGCTTGGAGCATCCCCGGCAGCGTTGTTCTC AATGTCCTGACTGGAGCGCTCATTTCTCCCCTATGGGCCACTCTGCTCATGACTGCCCTTACTTCCACCGGTTCTCTCATTGCCACTCTCCTCGCCGCCCCCCTATCACCCCTCGTCCAGCGATTCGTCCCAAAAGCATTGAATGTGGTCAGCATCGCCTTGCAAGGCTCTGGAAACGAAAAGTCGGCCAAGCGCACCCCTACATGGGTCCGCCTCGTGGTCATGCGACTTATCGGAGTCGTCCCTTGGTCAGGAATCAATATCGCATGTGGCGTGTGCCGCGTTTCGTTTGTTGACTGTGCCATCGGAGCCTTTATTGGTACCCTTCCTTGGACTGCTGTCACTTGCCAG ATTGGCGATATCCTCCAAACCTTGGCTGTCGGCTCTACATCCACAAACCCCCAGACGCTGTCCTCCCTCCTCGGCTCTCCCTCCATCGTATTCAAACTCGTC CTTCTGGGCGGATCAACTTCCTCTGCTGAAAAGATCACCCTGAGCGAGAAGGAGCCCATTCCCGTTTCGCCCAAATGGAAGGTCTGGCGATGGAGGCGTGACTCGGTCGACAGCAGGAGCACCAGCCCAGAGCGCAGGCTCGAGGAAGATCTCGACGAAAAGGCCTTGCTCGGTGGCCAATAA
- a CDS encoding haloacid dehalogenase, whose protein sequence is MHHTRNQPNPIYKQAEADKFEVEIVNSANKAKEQGKHGIIYLPGSKEILDVVQTPGAKWAICTSAALKTVDLPLPAVFVTAGDVSKGKPWPEPYLLGAAKCGVDPSECVVFEDAPSGIRSGKAAGSKVVALLTSHTREAVELAGADAIVQNLSQ, encoded by the exons ATGCACCACACAAGAAACCAACCTAACCCAATCTACAAACAGGCCGAAGCAGACAAATTCGAAGTCGAAATAGTCAACTCGGCCAACAAGGCCAAAGAACAAGGTAAACACGGAATCATCTACCTCCCCGGGTCGAAAGAGATCTTGGACGTGGTCCAAACTCCCGGTGCGAAATGGGCTATATGCACCAGCG CGGCGTTGAAAACTGTCGACCTTCCTCTCCCCGCGGTGTTTGTCACCGCTGGCGACGTGAGCAAGGGTAAACCCTGGCCCGAACCTTACCTCCTTGGAGCTGCCAAGTGCGGCGTTGATCCGTCTGAAT GTGTTGTATTTGAAGACGCACCGAGCGGCATCAGGAGCGGCAAAGCCGCAGGGAGTAAAGT AGTTGCGCTCTTGACTTCTCACACGCGCGAAGCAGTCGAATTGGCCGGGGCAGACGCGATCGTCCAGAATCTCTCACAgtga